The Brassica oleracea var. oleracea cultivar TO1000 chromosome C6, BOL, whole genome shotgun sequence genome includes a region encoding these proteins:
- the LOC106296798 gene encoding uncharacterized protein LOC106296798: MAGDYDPEATPSSPEYKPLASSSRDLDGAVLISHPSSISRRRFIISLFLISFASILIYIFWPSDPRIKIERVKVSHVHVHRRPVPSIDMTMLVTLKVSNADVYSFDFTALDVAIGYRGKTLGHVSSDGGHVKAMGSSYLEAETQLDGVTVFADVINLIHDLAKGSIEFDTVTETNGKLGVLFFRFPLKAKVACGILINTVNQTISRQSCRPI, translated from the exons ATGGCCGGAGATTATGATCCTGAAGCAACTCCCTCGTCACCGGAATATAAGCCCTTAGCTTCATCCAGCCGCGATCTAGACGGCGCCGTTCTGATATCACATCCTTCCTCGATCAGCCGACGTCGTTTCATCATCTCTTTATTTCTCATTTCTTTTGCCTCGATCCTCATCTACATCTTCTGGCCGTCAGATCCACGCATCAAAATCGAACGGGTCAAAGTTTCCCACGTGCACGTCCACCGTCGACCGGTGCCGTCTATAGACATGACGATGCTCGTTACGCTCAAAGTATCCAATGCTGACGTGTACTCTTTTGACTTCACGGCGCTTGACGTTGCGATTGGTTACAGAGGGAAGACGTTAGGTCACGTGAGTTCGGATGGCGGGCACGTGAAGGCTATGGGTTCGTCTTATCTTGAAGCGGAGACCCAGCTTGACGGCGTCACGGTGTTTGCTGACGTCATTAACCTGATACATGATTTGGCCAAGGGCTCCATCGAGTTTGACACCGTTACCGAGACTAACGGGAAACTTGGCGTTTTGTTCTTCCGTTTCCCTTTAAAG GCGAAAGTGGCATGTGGGATTCTAATAAATACAGTTAATCAGACAATTTCTCGTCAGAGCTGTAGACCTATCTGA
- the LOC106299079 gene encoding putative nuclease HARBI1, which yields MDLLEEEELVYHMLEDVYGVTNLPSLPRQMLRTNKGGGWRRVQRLMFESDKQCFDILRMNQGTFKNLCFRLRQYYKLEESQNVYHEESVAMFVEMVAQDLTVRALAERYQRSVDTVDRKLDQVLSALLKLAADIIKPSIGEFTTPSPVLVNNDRYMPFFEDCIGALDGTHLPVRPPSDNPEPYRGRKGEPTINVLAICNMKMRFIYAYVGVPGRAHDTKVLTHCATHEPFFPHPPDGKYYLVDSGYPTRTGYLGPHRRTRYHLDQFARGGPPTNSRELFNRRHASLRSVIERTFGVWKAKWRILDRKHPKYDVIKWVKIVTATMALHNFIRDSSDEDRDFTYWETVNEYEHHGDQAVEELEHTPYLPSGDRAMEIRRDAITERIARGSRLPY from the exons ATGGATTTGTTAGAAGAGGAAGAGCTCGTGTATCATATGCTAGAAGATGTTTATGGAGTTACAAATCTTCCTTCTCTTCCTCGACAAATGCTCAGAACAAACAAAGGTGGAGGTTGGCGCCGTGTTCAGCGCCTCATGTTTGAGAGTGACAAGCAATGTTTTGACATCTTAAGGATGAATCAAGGTACTTTTAAGAATCTGTGCTTTAGGCTTCGACAATACTACAAACTTGAAGAATCACAAAACGTCTATCATGAAGAGAGTGTGGCAATGTTTGTTGAAATGGTTGCACAAGATTTAACAGTTCGAGCTTTAGCTGAGAGATATCAACGTTCAGTAGATACGGTGGATAGAAAACTAGATCAAGTTCTCTCTGCTCTATTAAAGCTTGCTGCAGACATCATTAAGCCATCAATAGGAGAGTTTACTACTCCAAGTCCTGTTCTAGTAAACAATGATAG GTACATGCCGTTTTTTGAAGACTGCATTGGTGCTTTGGACGGAACTCACTTACCTGTTCGTCCTCCGTCTGATAATCCGGAACCGTACAGAGGCAGGAAAGGAGAACCGACAATCAATGTTCTCGCAATATGCAATATGAAAATGCGATTCATCTACGCATACGTGGGAGTTCCTGGTAGAGCTCATGACACGAAAGTTCTTACACATTGTGCGACACATGAACCCTTCTTCCCTCATCCACCAGATGGTAAGTACTATCTAGTTGATTCCGGTTATCCAACTAGAACCGGTTATCTAGGTCCGCATCGTAGAACTAGGTATCATCTTGACCAGTTTGCTAGGGGAGGACCACCAACAAACTCTAGAGAACTGTTTAACCGGAGGCATGCTAGTTTACGTTCTGTGATTGAAAGAACATTTGGTGTTTGGAAAGCGAAGTGGAGGATTTTAGATAGAAAACATCCGAAGTATGATGTTATAAAGTGGGTGAAGATTGTGACAGCAACTATGGCACTTCACAATTTTATTCGAGATTCATCTGATGAAGACCGTGATTTCACTTATTGGGAAACAGTAAATGAGTATGAACATCATGGTGACCAAGCAGTAGAAGAGCTTGAGCATACTCCATACCTTCCATCTGGTGATAGAGCAATGGAGATTCGACGTGATGCAATCACTGAAAGGATAGCAAGAGGAAGTCGACTTCCATATTAG
- the LOC106297441 gene encoding uncharacterized protein LOC106297441, producing MEQIFSGVHVSGAEGWSAQQGENELDNMEVENDDAASEARQTNPPARQTNPEPDAPSSSNGPRVSNAPRASSVPKPSRKRRAEQAADVMRSSLQSRDDILSHKNHLIESHPDLSCSQLKAMSVLHSLSSIRMWSPLYKAAYKHLREAATNRQTFLSYEDDENKIIYLEEETGESRYA from the coding sequence ATGGAACAGATTTTCAGTGGGGTTCATGTAAGTGGAGCTGAAGGGTGGAGTGCTCAGCAAGGTGAAAATGAGTTAGACAATATGGAGGTAGAGAATGATGATGCCGCATCTGAAGCAAGGCAAACCAATCCTCCAGCAAGGCAAACCAATCCTGAACCAGATGCTCCCTCATCCTCTAATGGTCCACGAGTCTCTAATGCTCCACGAGCCTCTAGTGTCCCAAAGCCTTCTCGGAAAAGGCGTGCAGAACAAGCAGCAGATGTTATGAGAAGTAGTCTTCAATCACGTGATGATATACTCTCTCACAAAAACCACCTAATAGAAAGCCATCCAGATTTGAGTTGCAGCCAGCTTAAGGCTATGAGTGTCTTGCATTCACTGTCTAGTATCAGAATGTGGTCTCCATTGTACAAAGCTGCTTATAAACATCTCAGGGAAGCTGCTACAAATCGACAGACGTTCCTAAGTTATGAAGATGACGAGAACAAGATTATCTATTTGGAGGAAGAGACCGGTGAAAGCAGATATGCATGA
- the LOC106299298 gene encoding uncharacterized protein LOC106299298, with protein sequence MICCYFKPKFYKKCKHLIKFIKIRLNIQRKKKNAMVSFLKTDIVEILKTGQEDDERAYKKVEEILEYRQIIASYDLIERFCNCISSNLTLMLKQRECPEECREAVYSLIYAAAWVRKVPELKDLRALFTRRYGDPVDVNQELVEKLVWRKPSREVRVQTLQEIAQEAKISWDSLSKGSLSSSSSSSSKRRESVKKIFPYKKQGAQNDEQGHDEKKEKSTVQEKSRLRGPQGSASLTSTSSNEVSSTKDYKRKSLFQRPKILDYDEVVARLADLRRS encoded by the exons ATGATTTGCTGTTACTTCAAACCAAAGTTCTACAAGAAATG CAAACATTTGATCAAGTTCATCAAGATTCGGCTCAATATACAGAGGAAAAAGAAGAACGCTATGGTTAGCTTCTTGAAGACAGATATAGTGGAGATTCTCAAGACCGGCCAAGAAGATGATGAAAGAGCTTATAAAAAA GTAGAAGAAATACTCGAATACCGTCAAATAATAGCGTCTTATGATCTAATTGAGAGATTTTGTAACTGCATCTCTTCTAATCTCACGTTAATGCTGAAGCAAAG GGAATGTCCCGAAGAATGCAGAGAAGCTGTATACTCTCTTATATATGCAGCAGCATGGGTTCGCAAAGTACCTGAACTTAAAGATCTTAGAGCTTTGTTTACGCGTAGATATGGAGATCCCGTTGATGTAAATCAAGAG CTTGTTGAGAAACTTGTATGGCGAAAACCTTCAAGGGAAGTTAGGGTTCAGACATTGCAAGAGATTGCTCAAGAGGCTAAGATCAGTTGGGATTCTTTGTCCAAAGGCAGTTTGAGCTCCAGTTCAAGCTCGAGTTCTAAAAGAAGAGAATCGGTGAAGAAGATTTTTCCTTACAAGAAACAAGGAGCACAAAACGATGAACAAGGGCACGACGAGAAGAAAGAGAAGAGTACTGTTCAAGAAAAGTCGAGGTTGCGCGGACCCCAAGGCAGTGCGAGTCTCACAAGCACAAGCAGTAACGAAGTTTCCTCAACAAAAGATTACAAGAGAAAGTCGTTGTTCCAGAGACCGAAGATTCTTGATTATGATGAAGTGGTGGCTCGTCTAGCTGACCTTCGCCGAAGCTAG
- the LOC106296797 gene encoding uncharacterized protein LOC106296797, with product MNIFLSCFKPKFYKKSKSTTSYMKIRLDIVRKKRIAMVNFLKMDIVDFLKNGLEYNAYTRAEMLLEELRIISCYDIIERFCDCISENLTLMLKKRECPEECKEAVSSLIHAAAWVPDVPELKDLRAVFTHRFGSFIHSSVNHELVEKTELRSRPSRELKIQTVKDISKEFSIEWDPTALNLFLLGQTSSSQIDDKVETGTDDPKIREEKSTVNDQSEDESVLSESWTRDSLSKGSLSSSSSSSRSSPRRDSEKKKKKKILPYGLISPPRTKPGGRNNEKSQEEKEVDI from the exons ATGAACATCTTTCTTAGTTGCTTCAAACCTAAGTTCTACAAGAAAAG CAAGTCTACAACCAGTTACATGAAGATTCGGCTCGATATAGTGAGGAAAAAAAGGATTGCAATGGTTAATTTCTTGAAAATGGACATTGTGGATTTTCTCAAGAATGGCCTTGAGTATAATGCTTATACAAGA GCAGAAATGTTACTCGAAGAGCTTAGGATTATATCATGTTATGATATCATTGAACGATTTTGTGACTGTATATCTGAAAATCTCACACTAATGCTGAAGAAAAG GGAATGTCCTGAAGAATGCAAAGAAGCTGTTTCCTCTTTGATACATGCAGCTGCATGGGTTCCTGATGTTCCTGAACTTAAGGATCTTAGAGCCGTGTTTACTCATAGATTTGGGAGTTTCATTCATTCATCTGTAAATCATGAG CTCGTTGAGAAAACTGAATTGCGGAGTAGACCATCACGTGAACTCAAGATTCAGACAGTGAAAGACATTTCTAAAGAGTTTTCGATTGAATGGGATCCTACAGCTCTGAATCTGTTTCTGCTTGGACAAACTTCATCTTCGCAA ATTGATGATAAGGTAGAGACAGGAACTGATGATCCGAAGATTAGGGAAGAGAAAAGTACAGTAAATGATCAAAGCGAGGATGAATCGGTTCTTTCAGAGAGCTGGACAAGGGATTCACTGTCTAAAGGTAGTTTGAGTTCTAGTTCGAGTTCGAGTCGTAGTTCTCCAAGAAGAGACTCTGAAAAGAAGAAGAAGAAGAAGATTCTGCCTTACGGATTAATCTCTCCTCCACGCACGAAACCAGGAGGTAGAAACAATGAGAAATCACAAGAGGAGAAAGAAGTAGACATATAA